The genomic segment GAAAGAGGTGTGAGATTTTTCTTCAACTGTAATATTATTATATTCTTCATATTCCTTGGGGGGATATTCCTTAGTAGTAAAAGTAGTTACCAGCACGGTAAGTAACAGTGCTCCTCCACCGAAATAGAAAGCCCAGATTACCGTTGGAGCCACTTTTTCGCCGGGAGCAGGCGTATTGGCAACGCCCAGCCAGGTAAGCACAAACGGAAGCAATGAACCTATCACTGCACCGGCATTGATGAGAAAACTTTGTATGGAATAGCCGATGTTTCGCTGCTCCTCCGATACCATATCACCAACTAAAGCACGGAAAGGCTGCATGGTTACGTTAAAAGAGGTATCCATAAAAAGCAACATGAAAGCCCCGAAAAACAAGGGTGGTACCAGGTAAGCGAAGAACTCGGAATTAGGCATAAAAAACATTGCCAGTGCCGAAACGATGGCTCCACCGAGGATAAACGGGATGCGTCTGCCAAGGCGGGTCCAGGTTTTATCGCTGGAAAGGCCAATGATAGGTTGTACCAGCAAGCCGGCAAGCGGAGCTGCCAGCCAGAAATAACTCAATTGATCCACATTGGCACCAAGCGCCGATAAAATACGGCTGGTATTGCCATTCTGAAGTGAATAGCCTATCTGTACGCCAAGAAATCCGAAACTCATATTCCAGATTTGCCAGAAGCGTAAACGTGGTTTTTGTTTCATCATACAATCAATTTGTTCGTTAAGGAATGATGGAACCCACAAATTTGAATGTTATCGCAAAGCACAATGAGAATGTGGGCTTCATATCTTTACTTTGTTTAGGCTGTAAAGATACTGAATTTTATTTTTTCATAAACGCCCTGTTGCTGGTCTGGTATAAATCACGGTCATCAGGGTGAAAATGACCAAAAAACCTATTCACTTAAGTTTGGGATAAAATATGTTTTCCATCTGCCTGATAATAACCCATTAGGGTATTAATTTATTGTAATTGCGGAAATTGTATTTCCGCTTTGTTTTGAGCGGAATAGCAAATGCCACTCAGCCGGGATCAATAATTAATCGTCTACAACAAAATGTAACATGCTAAAATATTGCAAAAATGATTTGCAACCTTACGCCGAATTCAAGTTATTAAGGCTTCAATCCACTAAACCTGAAATGTGATTATTTGCAGTTTGTCATTTTGAGTCCCATTCATTTAGGGGAAATGAATCAGTTCGGTTTTTTATTCAGAACCTGAAGCGCTAAGAATATGAAAGTTAAAATAGAATACAACAGGGTTATCCTGTCGTCGTCTCAAAAAAATTTTATTAATTGTGTTTGGATAATCTTACCAAAGCCATAAAAATATTTTTTATAGTCAGGGTATAATTGCGGAGACAAAATTAGCAGCATTATTATCAATTATGGTCATGTCGGCGCTGTCAACAAAACCATCGCCATTGGCATCAGTGGCAAGGTATCCCATTGCAAAATTTGCAGCATCGTTATCAACAGGGGTCATATCGCCGCTGTCAACAAATCCGTCCTGGTTTACATCGCCACCATAGGTAACATAAACGCCCAAAACCTCTTTCAGATTATTACCATAGACTTTTGCAGGTGAATCATAAGTGTAATTAAGGGTTCTTCCGGCAAAAGAGATGGGTTGGGCAGTAGTTGTTTCTATACTATTATGGTGTTTTATAGTTACATAGTATGATGCTCTTTTTACCGCGGGAAATATAGCCGTAGCAGTGCCGTTAATGGCAAGGCTAACTGTAGGATTTGTGTACAAAATGTTAGCATAGTCACCTGCGAGAGCACTGTGTAGTTCAATGCTAACCTGGTCGGCAGTTGTACCGGTATATTTATCTCCTGATTCGTCCTGTGCTTTTCGCATGGTGCTACTACCAGCATATAGTCCTTCTGTGAATAAGGAAGTTAAATTAAGTATTTTTTCGGTGCTTTCCCCGGTGAAAGTGCCCAGAGAGGTTAATCCGGTTGCAGATAGCTGATGCAGGCTTGTATTGGCAATAGCATAGGTAGCGGAAGAAGGTACGTTAAACAAACCACAGTAAATGGTATTTTCTGTACCTGAAACATCTGCCGGTGCAGCATAGTTGAAAAGTGCATCGCAAATAAAATTATTTGCATTGGTAGATACTTGCCAATAACGGTTCAGATAGCTATCGGTAAGTCCTGACAGAGGAGCATTTTTAAGTCGAACGCCGACATATTTGCCGCCGGCAAAATTACCAGACGTAAAGTTTAGCGTAGCCGGCGTATATTCTGCAACACCTGTAGTATCACCTATGGGGAAAATAAAACTGCCTGTATCTTTAAACATTTTGCGCAACTCGCCCGTGCCTGTTGCCACAACCATAGCCGATGCAGAAGGAGTTCCTTCAATCGTTGCCGTTGTATCAAGCAGTAGATTACTTGTGTTTAAAGAAACAATGCCATTGGTAAGGGTAAGTGTGCTACTTATAGTTGTATTGCCATACAATTCCAATCCTGCCGGATTGTTTACGGTTAAATTACCTGTAATATTTATTCCTTTGATTTTTTGTACTGTTGTACCTGTTAAATTCAGGGTTCCGTTACCCAAGTTAGAGGCAATGATATTCTGGTTATCGAGATCACCTTTTAAATGCAGTGTACCATGATTGATGAGGGAGGCACCATTTTGGATGATAAGAGAACTGGTATTTATCCAGGAAGTACCAGATGTTATGTATAAAGTGCTGCCACTATTAATTACGCTTTGGGCACTGGCAGGGTAAAGTACTGACAGGTTCAGACAAAAAATGGCAATAGCTTTTGCAACCGGCAAAAAATAATTTCGGATGTTATAACCAAAGTTTTTCACCCGAAAATAATTTATTATTAATATGCCGGATGGAACTTGCATGTTATTATTTTCATGCAGGTTTATGTTTTTATATAAATATGCTCGGTTCATAAGTAGAAATTACCGAATATTAATACTATTTATTGATAGTTAAAAAGCCCGTATAGCCCTAACAAAATAAAAAGGGTCGCTTTTCCATCCGGTATATTGATCGCCGTTATAAAAAGCTTGCATCCATGCCTGTCCTGTAATACTGCTGTATTCAGAAGAACTCCAATAAATGGCATTTGCAAATCCACCTACCAAGGTGCGTTGAGCATATAATAAGTTGAGTTCATCTTTTGAGGGTAAAAACCAATCGCTATAACCGTTTAGTACCAAATCAGAACAAATTTTGGCAGCTATCCCCAAATAGGTACAAGCGGTAACAATTGCTAATGTATTTGCGTTACCCGTACCAACAGCAGTACCCTGCGCCCCATGTATGCTGAATCCTTCACAGCCCCAGGGAATATTCGCTCCCTGGTCTGTTTCAGCTGCAATAAGACCATGTATTCCGGTACCATCAAGATAAAAAACGATACCTCCTCCAATATGCGCTCCCAATGGAATGGAATATGCTGTTCCATTAGTTCTTTCCCATAATATTCCATTGTAATACGCAAGATAGTTATCACTTGTGTTATAAATCATCAAACCGGCTACAGGGTTTGAAATGGAAAACATTTCAGTAGTAGTCATTCTGGGTGGAAGGAATCCTTTGGCTGTTGATTTAACCTCAAGCATCGCACAACTTGCCGGCAGGCTGGTATCGGCACTTATACTCACTTGGGCAAAAGAGCAATTATAGAAAAAGCAGATACCTGTAAATAGAAGCAGAAATGTTTTCATAGTATTTATATTATTATTAATCAAATTATTATTTCACAAAAAATTCATTCGTATTTTTATTTTCGGTTTATTTTGAATAAAAATTTGCGACTACGTTACAAAACTTCTTTTCTGTATGATAAATCCGATATTTATCTTTAGTGGT from the Lentimicrobiaceae bacterium genome contains:
- a CDS encoding MFS transporter, yielding MMKQKPRLRFWQIWNMSFGFLGVQIGYSLQNGNTSRILSALGANVDQLSYFWLAAPLAGLLVQPIIGLSSDKTWTRLGRRIPFILGGAIVSALAMFFMPNSEFFAYLVPPLFFGAFMLLFMDTSFNVTMQPFRALVGDMVSEEQRNIGYSIQSFLINAGAVIGSLLPFVLTWLGVANTPAPGEKVAPTVIWAFYFGGGALLLTVLVTTFTTKEYPPKEYEEYNNITVEEKSHTSFWALLKDIPVTMWRLAIVQFFSWFSLFLMWVYTTSGIAQNIWGTPATDSTSADFNAAGNWTGVIFAAYSVFAALFSLVMARIANHIGRKPTYMFSLILGGIGLISMIFVHDQNVLFFSMIGVGIAWAAILAMPYAILSASLPASKMGVYMGLFNATITIPQIAAGLLGGIVLTALGSNAILMLGIAGASMVLAGISVVFVKEYIQK
- a CDS encoding dockerin type I domain-containing protein: MKNFGYNIRNYFLPVAKAIAIFCLNLSVLYPASAQSVINSGSTLYITSGTSWINTSSLIIQNGASLINHGTLHLKGDLDNQNIIASNLGNGTLNLTGTTVQKIKGINITGNLTVNNPAGLELYGNTTISSTLTLTNGIVSLNTSNLLLDTTATIEGTPSASAMVVATGTGELRKMFKDTGSFIFPIGDTTGVAEYTPATLNFTSGNFAGGKYVGVRLKNAPLSGLTDSYLNRYWQVSTNANNFICDALFNYAAPADVSGTENTIYCGLFNVPSSATYAIANTSLHQLSATGLTSLGTFTGESTEKILNLTSLFTEGLYAGSSTMRKAQDESGDKYTGTTADQVSIELHSALAGDYANILYTNPTVSLAINGTATAIFPAVKRASYYVTIKHHNSIETTTAQPISFAGRTLNYTYDSPAKVYGNNLKEVLGVYVTYGGDVNQDGFVDSGDMTPVDNDAANFAMGYLATDANGDGFVDSADMTIIDNNAANFVSAIIP
- a CDS encoding DUF1566 domain-containing protein, producing MKTFLLLFTGICFFYNCSFAQVSISADTSLPASCAMLEVKSTAKGFLPPRMTTTEMFSISNPVAGLMIYNTSDNYLAYYNGILWERTNGTAYSIPLGAHIGGGIVFYLDGTGIHGLIAAETDQGANIPWGCEGFSIHGAQGTAVGTGNANTLAIVTACTYLGIAAKICSDLVLNGYSDWFLPSKDELNLLYAQRTLVGGFANAIYWSSSEYSSITGQAWMQAFYNGDQYTGWKSDPFYFVRAIRAF